GCGCGCGACTGGCCGGGCGGCGCGCCGGAGGAATTGTGGCGGCGCGATGTGGGCGCCGGTTTCGCGGGGCCGGTCGTCGCGGGCGGTCGCCTGCTGCTGTTTCATCGCGTCGACAATCGGGAGGTGGTCGAGGCGCTCGACGCGGCTACCGGGGAGCCCATCTGGCGCTACGACTACGCGACGACCTACCGGGACGATTTCGGCTTTGACGAGGGGCCGCGGTCGGCGCCCGTCGTTGCCGGCGGGCGTGTCTTCACGTTTGGCGCACAGGGTCAGTTGCACGCGATCGATCTGGAGACCGGAACCGGGCTCTGGAGCGTCGACGCGATGACGCGCTTCCGTGTCCGGAAGGCGTTCTTCGGCGCGGCCGGCTCGCCCCTGGTCGAGGATGGGCGTGTAATCGCGAACGTGGGTGGAGCCGAGGATGGCATCGTCGCCTTCGATGCCGCCACCGGTGACATCGTCTGGACGGCGCCGGGCGAGGAGGCGAGCTATTCGTCGCCGGTTGCGGCGACTCTTGCCGGCGTTCGCCACGCAATCTTCCTGACGCGCGACAATGTCGTCAGCCTTGACCCCGTATCCGGCGCGGAGCGTTTCCGGTTGACCTGGCGCGCGCGCATCCGCGCGTCCGTGAATGCCGCCACGCCTCTCGTCATCGGCGACCGGTTCTTCATCTCGGCGCAGTACGGTACCGGCGCCGGACTATTCCGGGTCACGGCCGGCGGTGTCGAGGCGATCTGGACGTCGGACGACGTCATGTCCAACCACTATGCGACCAGCGTGCATCGTGACGGCTATCTCTATGGCTATCACGGACGGCAGGAGTTCGGTCCCAGTCTGCGTGCGGTCGCTCTCGACACGGGTGATATTGCTTGGGAGGCCGACCGCTTCGGTGCTGGCAGCCTGCTTGTGGCGGACGACCTTCTCATCGTGATGCGTGAGTCTGGCGAGCTGCTTCTGGCCGAAGCGTCGCCGGCGGCGTTGACGCCGCTGGCGCGTGCCCAATTGCTGCCTGGCGTTGTACGTGCCTACCCAGCACTAGCCGGTGGTGTCTTGTACGTCCGGAACGGCAGCACCCTCGCCGCCTTCAAACTGGCGCGGCGATAGGAGCGTTCCGGACCGTCGCGGCGAGTCCGTCGCATACCGGGCTGCCAGGTATCTGGCGCGTCCACGGAAGGGGAGGGCAGACCAAGCCCATGACAGAACTAATGGTCGTCGTCGCACTGGTCCTGGGAGCATCGGCCACCTGTTCGCTCTTCGAGGCGGTTCTCTACTCGGTCCCGGCGAGCCGGATTGCGCAGCTCGAACAGGATCGGCGCCCGTCGGGGCGAGTCCTGAAGCAGATGCGCCACCACGTGGACCGCCCGATCGCGGCGATTCTCTCGCTCAACACGATCGCGAACACCGGCGGCGGCGCCATGGCCGGGGCGCTGGCGGCGAACGCCTTTGGGCAGGACCGTATCTGGGTCTTTTCCGTTGCGTTCACACTGGCGATTCTCTTCGTCTCGGAGGTGCTGCCGAAGACGGTGGGCGTTGTCTATTCCCGCGCACTCGCGCCTTTCATCGCGCGACCCCTCGCCTGGCTGGTGACGGTGTTCGGTCCGTTGATTGCTCTGACGCAATTCGCCACGCGCCTTATTCGCCGCCGGCCGCAGGAAGAAGGGGTCTCGGACGAGGAGTTACTGACGATGGTCGGCCTTGGTCTGCGCTCGGGTGACTTTCGGCCTCACGAAGCGCGCGTTATCCGGAATGTCCTGCGTCTCGAGGAGCGGACGGTGGGAGACGTCATGACGCCCCGTCCCGTCGTCTTCACGCTGGCCGCGGAGATCACCGCGCGTGACGCCGCCGAAAGGGAAGGACTGGACAAGCACAGTCGCGTCCCGGTGCATTCGGCTGGCAACCCGGACGACCTTATCGGCGTCGTGCACAAGGTCGACATCCTGAGAGCAGTTGCGCGCGACGAATTCGAAACCCCGGTCAAGTCGCTCATGCGACCCATCAACGTCGCCGTCGAGGCGGTGAAGCTGGATGAAGTGCTCACGACCTTTCTCGAGCGGCGAGAGCATATGCTGGCGGTAATTGACGAATTCGGCGCCTTTTCCGGCATCGTCACGCTGGAGGATGTGCTCGAAGAATTGATTGGACGCGAAATCGTGGACGAGTTCGATCAGGTGGCGGATCTTCGTGCCTATGCAAGACGCCGGAGGCTGCCCGGGGACAACGAAGAATAGACCTATCTAATTCGGCTTGCATGCCGTAACATAAGCCGATAGACTCTCGGCGCTCGTGGCTGGAGAGGTCCGCCGTAACTTGAGCGGTCCCGCGGCAAATAGGTTGTAATCCGACGGGAGGAGGTTCGAGAATGTCAAAGAACCAGGCACTTGAGTTGCTGAGGGAAGAGGCACGTTCGCTCAGCGCCGACCTCGAGGCCGTCAACCGCGCGATCGCCGTCCTTGAAGGAAAAGGCGCCGGCACGGCGGCGCCGGCCGGACGGCGGCGTGGGCGGAAGCCGGGGCCGAAACCGAAGGCTGCGGCAGAAGCGCCGGCACGGCGGCGCCGGCCGACAATGACAGCCGAGCAACGCAACGCAGTCTCGCTTCGGATGAAGCGTTACTGGGCGGCCCGTCGCGAGGCGAAAGCGAAGGAACAGGGCGACTAGCGGCTTGCCGCCGGCGCGCCCGGAAATCCTCACGTTCTACGTTGGCGCGTCTTGTCGTACGGCACATTCAGGTAAATGACCTTCTCGAAGTTGCCGTCCCGGTCGAACTTCTGAATCCGCCGGTTAGTACGGTCCGCCACGTACACGTAGCCCTCGCGGTCGACTCCCATGTTGTGGGGCAGGTTGAACTGACCGGGATCACTGCCGTAGGTGCCCCAGGACTTGATCCAGTTGCCGTGCTTGTCGAACTTCGCGACGCGCGAGTTGACGTAGCCGTCGCTGACGAATATGTTGTCGTCCTGATCCCACCCGACGTCGGTCGGTCCGTTGAAGTAGCCGTCGACATGCCGCGCTTCCTGCTGCGTAATGTGTTCGTGCGGCTCGTATCCTTCCGGCCGCCGACCCAGATTCAGGGTGACGTACCCGGCGGGATTGAACTTCGTGACCGCATTGGTTCCCTTGTCGACAATCCATAGGTTGTCGTACTTGTCGTACCGTGCGGAGTGCGAATAGCCGAGCCCGTACACTCCCTGGCCCAGTTCGCGGACGAAGTGCCCGTCGTCGTCGAATTCGAGCACCTGGGTTGTCGCGTTGCCATAGAGCGGGCCGCTCTTCGCGGTACCCGGGTGGTTGAGCACCAGCAAATGCCCTTTTGAGTTCTCGGCGACGGCAAGCACTTCGCCGAGATTCACCTCGGGCGAGTACCTCAGGTAGTCCGGCACCGAGACAAACGGGATCTCTGGAGCGTTGCTGTTGTCGATCTGCTGCGCCCATACTGGCGCGAGCGCCAAACCGACGGCGAGGGCGGCGGCGATGATCAGGCGTTAGCGGTGGGTGATCCGGTGTCTTGGATAGCCGCTGACGAAGTGCTGGTGCCGGAGGTGGGACTCGAACCCACACGGAGAGTGAACCCCACCGGATTTTGAGTCCGGCGCGTCTGCCATTTCGCCACTCCGGCAATGTGAGGGCAAGGTCGCGGCCCGAGGAGCAACGCTGCGCAGGCGGCGTGAACCGCCGCTCGAATGTAGCAGGGATTGCATCGACCGGCTCCTGGGCGCTATGGGCGAATTGTACCGTCGTGGCGCCAGAGATAGAGAGTGCGAGTACTGCCGCGCTCGTCCTCGAAACGGTCTATTTCGTCGGCTTCCCAGTCGCCCATGCTGAAGGCGTGCGAGACGATCCGGGCGCCGGCCGGAAGCTGGCGCGTAAGGACCGGACGCAGTTTCGCGTTCGACGAGGAGAGCAGATACAAGGTAACGACCGTTGCCTCGGAAACATCCGCTTCCATGACGTCCATCTCGATGAACTCGACCAGGTGCTGGACGCCGGCCCGCTCGGCGTTCGCGTTCGATTCCGCGATCCGCTGCGGGTCGATGTCGATGCCGACACCGCGGGCGCCGAACTGCTGAGCGGCAGCGATAACGATGCGGCCGTCGCCGCTGCCCAGGTCGTACACCACATCGTTCGCAGTCACCTCCGCTAGCGCCAACATACGGTCGACCACGTCGTCCGGCGTCGGTACGAAGGGTGCAAGACTCCGGTTGCCCTGGGTCTGCGCCGCGGCGCCGGGGGGCAGCGACGTCGACGCAATGGACAGCAGCAACACTGCCGCCACAGTGACGGTCCGTACGTGCGGTCCCTTCATCGCCCTACTCTACAACAGCCGTTGCCGGTCCGCACCGGGAATCGGGATGGTGCGGCCCCGCCCTCCCCAGCCGGGCGTGTTCGCGCTCCAGAGCCCCGGCAGGCCGAATCCGGCGCGCCGGGCCGGTGATGGGCTATAATACGAAGGCTGTTTGGCCGATCGAACGCCCGTCAGTCGCCGTAAACTCTTGAGCTTGGGGGACTTTGGTGCCATTTAAGGTTGGAGACAAGGTCATCTACCCTAACCAGGGCATAGGCGTGATTGAACGGATTGAGACCCGAACGATCATGGGAACCACCTGCGGTTTCTACTCCCTCCGGATGACGTCCAGCGAGACGACCGTGATGGTTCCGGTAGACAACGTAGATGACGTCGGTCTGCGGCGGGCGATCGGCGACCACGAAGTGCGTCGTCTGTTTACGCTTTTGGGCAACGGCCGCATCGAGAACCACCAGAACTGGAAGGGCCGCTTCAAGGAGAACTCCAACAAGATGAGGACGGGTTCGCTCTACGACGTGGTTGAGGTTCTGAAGAGTCTCAACCATCTGAGCCAGTCGAAGAACCTTTCCTTCCGCGAGAAGCGGATGCTTGACCGGGCGAAGTTCCTGGTTGTTACCGAATTGTCGGAGGTCCTGAGCGAGCCGGGCGAGGCGATGGAGAAGCGTGTCAACAAAGCGCTCGAGCGATGCGTCGCCAACTGGAAGCGCCTTGTTGACGACCCCGCCGCCACCGCGACTGCCGCGGCGGACGCGCACGAAGAGCAGGCGATCGCGCCGGCGGAGACGGTCGTCAAGAAGAAGCCGGCCAAGGCGACCTTCTCGGGTGACGCCGCCGCTCCGTCGACATCCAAGAACGTGGGGACGCCCGCCGCGGCAAAGGATCCACCCGGGCGGGCGGTTCGCGCATCCTAAGGCCGGGCGCCCACATTCTGCGCTTGGCGACGGTTTCGCGCCGGTGGCGGAGTCCTTTCGGACAGCGGTCGCGACGGCTCGCTCACTTGCCGCGTTCGCAGGCGTCAGTCTCTGGGTCTTCGTGTTCGCTCCGGTAGGCGTCGTTCTGGCGCTGCTCTTCCGCTGGACGAACGTCCTCTACATTCTCGGCCGGGGTGGCGTGCGGCTTGGCTTGGCCGCCGCCGGCTTACGGGTCGAGGTGGAGGGCGCCGAACACGTTCGGCCGGAACGCGGCACGGTGTACTGCG
Above is a window of Acidobacteriota bacterium DNA encoding:
- a CDS encoding 1-acyl-sn-glycerol-3-phosphate acyltransferase, whose amino-acid sequence is MSTKRSSDASPTGSALLTTPPPPRLPRRTRTKSRRSRRRRRSSRRSRPRRPSRVTPPLRRHPRTWGRPPRQRIHPGGRFAHPKAGRPHSALGDGFAPVAESFRTAVATARSLAAFAGVSLWVFVFAPVGVVLALLFRWTNVLYILGRGGVRLGLAAAGLRVEVEGAEHVRPERGTVYCANHSSNLEPPVIYLALAAVHPRLKILYKAELRRAIPLLRTGFDVAGFVPIQRSDVGQSGRAIERATAALTSGDSFMIFPEGTRSRTGELLPFKPGGFVMAMKGGAPVVPIAITGAARAMRKGSPLIRPVTIRVKIGRPVGTDGEGPAARRALIRQTRESIETMLKTLR
- a CDS encoding PQQ-binding-like beta-propeller repeat protein; its protein translation is MPTLRPTRPALILCGVIALGAASVATPAAQDWPHFLGPARDGHYAGPPLARDWPGGAPEELWRRDVGAGFAGPVVAGGRLLLFHRVDNREVVEALDAATGEPIWRYDYATTYRDDFGFDEGPRSAPVVAGGRVFTFGAQGQLHAIDLETGTGLWSVDAMTRFRVRKAFFGAAGSPLVEDGRVIANVGGAEDGIVAFDAATGDIVWTAPGEEASYSSPVAATLAGVRHAIFLTRDNVVSLDPVSGAERFRLTWRARIRASVNAATPLVIGDRFFISAQYGTGAGLFRVTAGGVEAIWTSDDVMSNHYATSVHRDGYLYGYHGRQEFGPSLRAVALDTGDIAWEADRFGAGSLLVADDLLIVMRESGELLLAEASPAALTPLARAQLLPGVVRAYPALAGGVLYVRNGSTLAAFKLARR
- a CDS encoding HlyC/CorC family transporter, coding for MTELMVVVALVLGASATCSLFEAVLYSVPASRIAQLEQDRRPSGRVLKQMRHHVDRPIAAILSLNTIANTGGGAMAGALAANAFGQDRIWVFSVAFTLAILFVSEVLPKTVGVVYSRALAPFIARPLAWLVTVFGPLIALTQFATRLIRRRPQEEGVSDEELLTMVGLGLRSGDFRPHEARVIRNVLRLEERTVGDVMTPRPVVFTLAAEITARDAAEREGLDKHSRVPVHSAGNPDDLIGVVHKVDILRAVARDEFETPVKSLMRPINVAVEAVKLDEVLTTFLERREHMLAVIDEFGAFSGIVTLEDVLEELIGREIVDEFDQVADLRAYARRRRLPGDNEE
- a CDS encoding methyltransferase domain-containing protein; protein product: MKGPHVRTVTVAAVLLLSIASTSLPPGAAAQTQGNRSLAPFVPTPDDVVDRMLALAEVTANDVVYDLGSGDGRIVIAAAQQFGARGVGIDIDPQRIAESNANAERAGVQHLVEFIEMDVMEADVSEATVVTLYLLSSSNAKLRPVLTRQLPAGARIVSHAFSMGDWEADEIDRFEDERGSTRTLYLWRHDGTIRP